GCAGCTGCAACGTTATCTGCCGCCGACCCCGGTCCGCTGCCTGTTGGATATCAATGGCAACGACCTGGCCTCCAAGGTCGCCTTCGAGACGCTGGAAGCGCAGATCGACGGCTTGCCGAAACACCTGGCCAGCAAGATCGCCAAGACCCAGCGCGAGGAGGTCGAACGCCTGCTGGATCGGGCCGAAGCGCTCGCCGATATTCAACATGCGGCGCTGGTGGAACAGGCCTCAACCCGCTTCACCACCGAGCTGGATGAGGAAATCAACCGCCTCAAGGCCCTGCAACAGGTCAACCCGCTGGTGCGTCAGAGTGAGATTGATGCGCTGGAACACCAGCGCCTGCACGGCGTCGAGGTGCTGCATCAGGCCAAGATCCGCCTGGATGCCCTGCGTATTCTGGTGGTGGGTTAAGGTTCAGGCGGGAGCAGGGATATCCAGAAAGCGCCGCAGGTCATCCGCTCGGGCCAGCGCATCACGGCGGCCCAGGGCGATCAGCTCGTTGCAGTATTCGGCCTCGAACAACAGGTAACTCAGCAGGTCGCTGCCCGAGGTGCGGGTGGCGCCGCTGCCGCGTAGAAACAGCCGTAACCCGGCCGGCAACGCCGCTCGGTGGCGGGCTGCGATCAGGTCCACCGGCTCGCTGGGCGAGATTACCAGCACATCCACGTGGCGCACACCCTTGACGCCACTGCGCATGGCAAACGGCTGATAGGCTGCCAACCGGTTCATCCTCTCCAACTGCTCCAGATCGGTTTCCAGGTTGTCGATGAAGACGCTGTGCAACATATGCCCGCCCAGTTGCGCCAGGCTTGGCGGCGCAGGCGTGTTCAACACCGGTCCGGGTTGCCCACCAGCCGGCAGTTGCGAGCCGTGATGCGTCACCCCGATTACCAGCACCTTGTTGGCCCCCAGGTGCAGCGCCGGACTCAACGGCGATTGCTGACGCACTGCACCATCGCCAAACCAGCTGCGGTTGAGCAATACCGGTGGGAACAGTAAGGGAATAGCCGTAGAGGCCATCAGATGATCCAGCCCCAACCGTGTCTGCACGCCGATGCGCCGGTGGCGCTGCCAAGGCGTGATGCGGTCACGGCCCTGATAGAAATACACCGACTGCGAGGCCTTGTAATCGAAGGCGCTGACCGATATCGCGCGCAGTTGCCCAGCCTGCAATGCCTCTTCGATGCAACCGAAGCGCATGCGCTTTTCCAGCAAGTCCCGCAGCGGGCGGTTGTCCAGCAGCGCCGTGGTCCGCCCGCCGGAACCACCCAGCAGATTGGTACGGCTCCAGCGCCAGGCCTGTGCCATCAACCCCGGCCAGTCGGTACGCATCACATGATGACTGCGAAACCCAGACCAGACCTCCAACATGCTGTCCACCGCGGAATGCAGATTGCCGGCATGGGTAGCCAGTGCCAGAGCGTTGATTGCGCCAGCCGAGGTGCCACAGATGATGGGAAACAGATTCGGTGTGGCTTGCGGCGTCAGTTCCGCGATACCCGCCATGACGCCGACCTGATAAGCCGCGCGCGCACCGCCGCCGGATAGAATCAGCGCCAGACAATCCTCCTTGTACGGCCTGGCTTCCATGGTCAGTCAGCTCTCCGCTTGCGGCGCTTGCGCTGGCGTTCGGGATAGGGGCGCGCCTCGCCCTCGGGGCGGGTCTTGAAGCGCCGGTGCACCCACATGTACTGCTCCGGCTGCTGTTCGATCTGCTGCTCGACCCATTGGTTGATGCGCAGCGCATCGACTGCTTCGTCACCCATTGGAAAGTCTTCCAGTGGCGGGTGCACCTTGAGCAGATAACCCTGGGCGTCGGGCAGACGCGTCTGGGTAAAGGGCACTACCCGAGCCTTGCCCAGCCGGGCAAAAGTCGCCGTGGCAGTGACGGTGGCGGCGGTGATCCCGAATAGCGGGACGAATACACTGGCCTTGCGACCGTAATCCTGATCCGGGGCGTACCAGATACCACGACCCTTGCGCAGCGATTTGAGCATGCTGCGGACGTCTTCGCGCTCCACGGCAATGGCATCGGCATTGTGTCGCTCGCGACCGCGACGCTGTACATAGTCAAAGGCCGCGTTCTTGTGCTCGCGGTACATGCCATCAATAGTCACTTGCTGGCCGAGCAGCGCTGCCCCGATCTCCAGGGTGGTAAAGTGCAGCGACATCAACACCACGCCCTGCCCTGCAGCGGCAGCTTGTTGCAAATGCTCCATCCCTTCAATCCGGGCCAGCTTCGCCAGGCGTTGCGGCGGCCACCACCAGGCCATCGCCATCTCGAACAGGGCAATGCCGTTGGAAGCAAAATTCTCCCGCAGTACCCGTTCACGCTGCGCCTGGCTCCACTGCGGAAAACACAGCTCGAGGTTGATCCGGGCAATCTCCCGACGCTCGCGCATCAGATGATACATACTCCAGCCGACCAGCCGACCCAGGCCCAGCAATACCCGATAGGGCAAACGGATCGTCAACCATAACAGACCAAGCCCGAACCACATGGGCCAGTAGCGTGGATGCAGCAGTGCAGATTTGAAACCGGGACGAGACATCAGACGACCAATTTGCTGAAAAAACCCATTCTACCCAAGCCGCCGGCCCGATGGGAAACCGTCATGGCCAAAAGCAACCCGCCGCACTGTTCCCGGTTTCGGCTTGCCGTCGGCCTTTTCAGGCTATATAAGTGTGCCCACCAAACGCTCTATGGATCTGCCATGACTTCTGAAACAAATCTGGACCTGCTCAACAACGACCCCGTCTTTCATCTGAAGGGCGGCATGCTGACCATGACCGTGGTGGAGTTGGTGCGTCAGGCCCCTGAACGCTTCGCCATGCAACTGGCCGAAAAGGTCGAACAGGCACCGAATTTTTTCCAGGACACGCCGGTGCTGATCAGTCTGGAAAAACTGGATGCCAGCATGGACATCGCCGGACTGATCGCCCTGTTGCGGATCTGCCGGGACCATGGACTGCAACCCGTAGCGCTGCGCGGCGCGGAACAGTTCCGCCCGCTGGCGCAGCAAGCCAGCCTGGTGCTGCTACCCCCAGGTCGCGGTCGCGACAAAATCATCGAGACCCCGGAACCTGCGCCGCAAGCTGTTGCCCAACAGGCGGAGGAAGCTCAGGCGCCAGCGGCGGCAACACCCCAGCCAGCAGAAAGCACACCGAGCAGAGTTATTACCGAACCGGTACGCTCAGGCCAGCAGGTCTACGCCCGTGGCGGCGACCTGATAGTGCTGGCCCCGGTCAGTGCCGGCTCGGAGCTGTTGGCTGATGGTCACATCCACGTTTATGGCCCGCTGCGCGGCAGAGCGCTGGCTGGGGTGCGGGGGGATACGCAGGCACGCATTTTCTGCCAGTCGCTGGAAGCCGAGCTGGTCTCGATAGCAGGACAGTACAAGGTGGCGGAAGACTTGCGACGACAGCAATGGAAAGAAGCGGTTCAAGTCTCGCTTGAAGGTGACATCTTGAAGATAGCAGCCCTTTGACAGATACTGTTTCACCATTCGGGGATGCCCATGAACCGTGGCTCAGCGCTGATCGCCGGGGCCCCCAGACGAGTCAGTAAAAACAGCGCCTATTGCAGGTTGTTTGGTGCCTCACAATTCAAATTCAAGATCACTCAGGAAGGTCATTTTGGCAAAGATCCTAGTCATCACCTCAGGCAAAGGGGGCGTTGGTAAAACCACCACCAGTGCCGCCATCGGTACCGGACTCGCTCTGCGTGGCTATAAGACGGTCATCGTCGATTTCGACGTCGGTCTGCGTAACCTCGACCTGATCATGGGTTGCGAGCGTCGCGTCGTCTATGACTTCGTCAACCTGATCAACGGCGATTCGAACCTCAATCAGACGCTGATCAAGGACAAGCGCTCGGACAACCTGTACATCCTTCCTGCGTCCCAGACGCGTGATAAGGACGCACTGACGCTCGATGGCGTGCAAGGTGTACTTGATCAGCTCAAGGAAACCTTCGACTTCATCGTCTGCGACTCCCCCGCCGGCATCGAGAAAGGCGCGCATCTGGCGATGTATTTTGCCGATGAAGCCATCGTCGTGACCAACCCGGAAGTGTCCTCGGTGCGCGACTCCGATCGCATGCTCGGCCTGCTGTCGAGCAAATCCCGCCTTTCCGAACAGGGCGAGAAGATCAAGGAACATCTGCTGCTGACCCGCTACAGCCCGCAGCGCGTGGAAAACGGCGAAATGCTCTCGGTCAGCGACGTCGAAGATATCCTGTCGATTCCGCTGCTGGGCGTCATTCCCGAGTCCCAGGCTGTACTCAAGGCATCCAACCAGGGTATCCCGGTGATCATGGACGACAAGAGTGATGCCGGTCAGGCTTACAGTGATGCCGTCGAACGCCTGCTTGGCGAAGAAGTGCCCCATCGCTTCCTCGAAGCTCAGAAGAAAGGGCTGCTCAAGCGCCTGTTCGGAGGATGACGATGAGCCTTTTCGATTATTTCAGCCGCAAGAAGAAACAGGATTCTGCGGCCTCCGTAGCCAAGGAACGTCTGCAGATCATTGTTGCCCACGAACGCGGGCAGCGCAGTCAGCCTGACTACCTGCCGCAACTGCAGCAGGAAATCATCGATGTGATCAGCAAATACGTGCCGATCGACCGAGATCAGGTGCATGTCGCTCTGGATAATCAGGATGACTGCTCGATTCTGGAACTCAACATCACCCTGCCCGAACGCTGACAGACAGGCGCCGTCCATTGACGGCGCCGCGGTAACCCCATGCCCCTGACTCATATCGGTATCCTCCATGAGGATCCGGCTTTTCTGATCGTCAACAAACCTACCCTCTTGCTGTCCGTCCCCGGCCGCGCCGAAGACAACAAGGACTGCCTGATCACCCGCCTGCAGGAAAACGGTTATCCGGAAGCGCGCATCGTGCACCGGCTGGATTGGGAAACCTCCGGCATCCTGGTCATCGCCCGTGACCCGTACAGTCATCGCGCGTTGTCGCGCCAGTTTCAGGACCGCGAAACCGGAAAGACCTACATTGCCCTGTGTTGGGGGCAGCCGCAGACAGACGCCGGGCATATCGACCTGCCACTGCGTTATGATCCCCCCAACAAGCCACGGCATATCGTCGATCATGAGCTGGGTAAATCGGCGCAGACTTTCTGGCGCGTGACCGAGCGCAATGGCGACCACTGCCGGGTCGAGTTGACACCGATCACCGGGCGGTCGCATCAATTGCGCGTGCACATGCTGAGTATTGGCCACCCGCTGCTGGGGGATCAGTTGTACGCCCACGGCGCAGCGCTGGCCGCCTGCCCGCGCTTGGCCCTGCATGCCGCCCGGCTGGAGATAAATCACCCGCAGACGGGCGAGCGCATGGCCTTCGACTGCCCTGCCCCCTTCTGACCTACAGGAGTTCCCATGTCACTCAACAACGCCAGCCAGGATCTTGCTGACTTCATCCAGGCTTCGCCTACTCCCTTTCATGCGGCCCAGAGCCTGGCCGAACGCCTGCGTGCCGCTGGCTATCAGCAGCTGGATGAGCGCGATGAATGGGTACTGGATGACGATGGTCGTTATTTTGTCCTGCGCAACCAGTCATCGCTGATCGCCTTCAGTCTCGGTCAGCTGGAAACACTACAGAGCGCCGGCCTGCGGATGATCGGTGCCCACACCGACAGTCCCTGCCTGCGGGTCAAGCCGCAGCCGGAACGGAATCGCCATGGTTTGTGGCAGCTGGGCGTGGAAGTCTATGGCGGCGCCCTGCTCGCACCCTGGTTCGATCGCGACCTGTCACTGGCGGGCCGAGTCACCTGCCGCGACGGCAGCGGTCAGTTGCACAATCTGCTGATCGATTTCAAACGCCCGATCGCCATCATCCCCAGCCTGGCCATCCACCTCAACCGCGACGTCAACAGCGGTTTTGCAGTGAATGCCCAGACCGATCTGCCGCCGGTGCTGGCACACAGCATTGAGCCCGGCCGCGACCTGCGCGCGCTGCTTGCCAGCGAAGTGACCACGCAATATCCCGAACGCGAGCCGATGCAGGTGCTGGATTACGAACTGAGCTTCTATGACACCCAGCCGCCAGCTGTCCTGGGGCTGGATAATGATTTTCTCGCCGCTGCGAGACTGGACAACCTGCTGTCCTGCCATGCCGGACTGACGGCGCTGTTGAACAGCGATGCTGATCAGGCCTGTCTGCTGGTCTGTACAGACCATGAAGAAGTCGGCTCCAGCTCTGCCTGCGGCGCCGACGGGCCCTTCCTTGAGGATGTGCTCAAGCGTCTGCTGCCGGATGAGATCGAACGCATTCGCGCCATTCAGCGCTCAGTACTGGTCTCGGCGGATAACGCCCACGCCATCCATCCCAACTATGCTGACCGCCACGACGGCAACCACGGCCCGCAGCTCAATGCCGGGCCGGTCATCAAGATCAACAGCAACCAGCGCTATGCCACCACCAGCGAAACCGCTGCACTGTTCCGGCACCTGTGTCAGCAGGTGGATGTGCCGGTGCAGAGCTTTGTCGTGCGCAGCGACATGGGCTGCGGCAGCACCATAGGCCCGATCACCTCCAGCCGACTGGGCGTACGCACCGTGGACATAGGCGCTCCCACCTTCGCCATGCACTCGATCCGGGAGCTGGCCGGTTGTCGCGATGTGGAGTATCTGATCACGGTGCTGACGGCGTTCTGTAACTGTTCGGAGGTGTAACAGAAGCGACCGTCAGACTTACCGGTAGAAACGGCCTCAGGCATCTGCCTCGCTGGCCACCAACACAATCTTGCCCACAATCTGATCCCTGGCCAGTTCGGCAAAAGCCTCTTGCGCCTGATCAAAGGAATAGGTCTTCGCCACCAGGGGTTTCAATTGTCCTGATTCGAACAGCGGCCAGAGTTGCCCTTCCATGCGCGACAGCAACTCTGCCTTATAGTCGGCACTGCGGGTGCGCAGGGTCGAGCCGGTCAGTTGCAGGCGCTTGACCAGCACCTTGGCCAGGTCCAGCTCGGCCTTGCGTCCGCCCATCAAGCCGATCATCACCCAACGGCCATCCAGTGCCAGCAGGTCGAGATGCTCCGGTGCGTAGTTGGCCCCTACCGGATCAAGCGCCACATCAAAAGGACCGTCAGCCTGCAGAGCGCTGATGCCTTCATGGCGCAGGACACCGCCCTCAGCACCCAGCGCCTTGCAGGTGTCCAGCTTCTCCTGACTACCCAAGGTCACCCAGCAGGGATTGCCGAAGGCTTTGCACAACTGGATCGCAGCGGTGCCCACACCGCTGGCACCGGCATGAATCAGCACCTTCTCACCGGGTCGGGCTGCGCCCAATTCGAACACGTTCAACCAGGCAGTGGTGAACACCTCGGGAATAGCCGCCGCGTCCGCCCAACCCATACCCCGGGGTACCGGCAGCAGATGGCGCGCATCAACCACTACTTCATCGGCCATACCGCCGCCTGCCAGCAGAGCACAGACTCGATCACCTACCGCCCATCGGGTTTGACCACAAACCTCAATGACTTCACCGGCGCATTCCAGCCCCAGAATATCGGTAGCGCCCGGCGGCGGTGGATAATTCCCAGCCTTCTGCAACAGGTCTGCGCGGTTGATTCCTGCAGCGTGGATACGCACCCTGACCTGCCCCGGTGCGAGCGCTGCAGCAGCCTCTGTACGCCAGCTCAGTACCCCGCCTTCAGCTTGCAATCCTCTCACGGTGCCTCCATAGTTATCAGTCAAATCAGTTTGAAAAGGGAACCCTTGGGCCCCTGTCGAGCACTAAAGAATACCCTCACCTCTCCGGACACGATACCTTTGATGACAGTTTCCAACATCCTGCGCAAGTCCTGTGTAATTGCCCTGCTGAGCATCGGCGCCAGCGCCTTCGCTGCAGAGACAGCCAACAGCGCAATGCCGATATTCGATCTGGAGAGTCTGCAACCGACCCGCGAACAGATGATTGCCAGCCTCAACACCGTTGAGCTGCTGCGCCGTCATCACTACAACCGCATCAGCCTGGATGACGCCCTGTCCAGTGAAATATTCGATACCTATCTGCGCCAGCTCGACCCCCAGCGCAGCCTGTTTACCGCCGCGGATATCGATACCTTTGAAGAGTACCGTCATCAACTCGATGATCTGCTGCTCAAAGGTGATTTGAGCATCGGTTTTGCCATGCACACCCGGCAGATCCAGCGTGCCGATCAGCGCATGATCTATGCACAGCAACTATTGCGCGAAGGCATCGGTACGCTCGACTTCGACAGCGATCAGAATATCCTGATTGATCGGGAAGAGGCCGACTGGCCCACCGATGACAAGGCTCTGCATACCCTCTGGCGCCAGCAGATCAAGGATGAGGTGCTGCGCCTGAAACTTGCCGGGCGTGAGCAGGACGCGATTCAGGATCTGCTGGAGAAGCGCTACCACAACGCGCAGAAACGTCTGTATCAGACCCGCAGCGAAGATATCTTCCAGAACTACATCAATGCCCTGGCCCAGGTTTATGACCCGCACACCCAGTATCTGTCGCCGGACAACGCGGAAAACTTCGACATCAACATGAGCCTGTCGCTGGAAGGCATTGGCGCCGTCCTGCAGAGCGACAACGACCACACCAAGATCGTGCGTCTGGTTCCTGCCGGCCCGGCGGAGAAAAGCAAGCAGCTGGCACCAGCAGACCGCATCATCGGCGTAGCCCAGTCCAAGGGCGAGATGATCGACGTTGTCGGTTGGCGTCTGGATGAAGTGGTCAAACTGATCCGTGGCCCCAAGGGCTCGACTGTACGCCTGGAAGTCATTCCAGCCAGCAACCCGCCGAGCGACATGACCAGCCGCGAAGTCGCGCTGGTACGCGAAGCGGTGAAGTTGGAGGACCAGGCAGCCAAATCCTCGGTGCTGGAGTTCAACGAACAGGGCAATGACTACCGCATCGGCGTCATCGAAGTCCCCGGCTTCTATATCGATTTCAAAGCCTACCGCCGCGGCGATCCTGATTACCGCAGCACCACGCGTGACGTACGCCGCCTGCTCAGTGACCTGCAGGAGCAGCAGGTGGATGGCATAGTGCTGGACCTGCGCAATAACGGCGGTGGCTCGCTGCAGGAGGCCACTGAACTGACCGGCCTGTTCATCGACCAGGGCCCCACGGTACTGGTTCGCGATAGCAAGGGTGATGTGCAGGTATTGGACGACCCGGAAGCCGGCGTGACCTACAGCGGTCCCATGGCGGTCATCGTCAACCGTTTGTCCGCCTCGGCCTCGGAGATCTTTGCCGGCGCCATGCAGGATTATGGTCGCGCACTGGTCATTGGTGAGCCGACCTTCGGCAAGGGCACCGTGCAGTCGATTCAGCCGTTGAACCATGGTGAGCTGAAGTTCACTCTGGCGAAGTTCTATCGGGTTTCCGGTCAAAGCACCCAGAACCGCGGCGTAGTGCCTGATATCTCCTATCCCTCCCTGCTGGAGACGGTGGAGATCGGCGAAAGCAGCCTGCCCCGCGCCCTGCCGTGGGATACCATCCCGGCAGCTCGCTATGAGCCCGACAGCAAACTCGACAAGTACATACCGCTGCTGACCGACAAACACAAGGCGCGCGCCGCCGATGATCCGGAGTTTGCCTACACCCTGGCGCGGATCGACCTGAACCGCAGCATGCAGGAACGCAAGTATCTGCCGCTGAACGAAGCCCGCCGTCGCGCCGAGCAAAAGGATTTCGAAGACAAGTTGCTGGCAATGGAAAACACCCGGCGCAAGGCTCTGGGCGAGGAGCTGCTGACTGCGCTGGACAAGGAGGACCCGCTGATGGACGGCACCGGCATCCCCTCCCCCATGGCAGAAGAGGAAGTCGAGGATCAGGACGATCCGTTCCTGGCCGAAACCGGGCATATCCTCATTGACCTGCTGGAACTCAGGCGCCAGGTCGCCCAGGCCGGCTGAGCGCCTGCCAGGGCTATCATCACTCCAGTTATCCAACGCTGAAAAACCTGCCCGGACTCCCGGGCAGAGTCATTTCCGCGCCTCACTCCCTCCTACCACGCTGTCAGAGATTCCCCACAGCAATGCCATCTGCGAGTGACCGCCTGGCCGCGAGCCGTTTCGGTTATTAAAAGTCAACTGAAGGGTTACCCACAGTTACTGTGGATAAGTCTGTGAACAAGACTTGGGGAACTTGGGCTAAGGCCCGACTGGATGCGGCTCAGGCCCGCCTGAACATTTTTTAACCAATCACAAAAATCTTGAAAAACAGCCACTTACGATTCTGGATGGGCGGTTGGGGAAGAGGTGATTTGTCGCTTGCGTGTTACCGGGAGAATGTGCATAACGGTAACACCGCCGAGGCCGCAACGTCTGTACCGGGCCTCGGCAAGTGTTACCCGACGAGTTATTCCTCGTCCTGCTGAATGCCCAGCAGTTCCATTTCGAACACCAGAATGGAGTTCGCCGGAATGATCGGGCTCGGGCTACCGGCACCGTAGGCCAGATCGCTGGGCACCGTGACTTTCCACTTGTCACCGACACGCATCATCTGCAATGCCTCGACCCAGCCCGGAATCACACCGCCGACCGGCAGATCGACCGGCTCGCCACGACTGAGGGAGCTGTCGAAGACGGTGCCATCGGTGAGCTTGCCTTCGTAATGTACCGAAACCACATCGCTGGCCTGCGGCTGAGCGCCGTCGGCAGCGCCGGATTCGATCACTTCATACTGCAAACCGGATTCCGTGGTGATCACGCCCTCACGCTCGGCGTTCTCAGCCAGGAATGCTGTATTGGCTTCCAGGGTTTCAGTATTGAGGTTGGTCGCGCGCTCTTCGGCGCGGGTTTGCAGTTCTGCAAACGCCGCCATCAGATCGGCCTCTTCGACGCGTGCTTCAGTACCAGACAGAGCATCTTCCATGCCCAATGCCAGTGCCTGGGTATCGATATCGTCCAGTCCGTCCTGCAACAGGCTCTGCCCCATATTCAGACCGATACCATAGGAGGCCTGCTGGATGGGGGTGGTGAGTTCGGGTTCCTTTTCACTGCAACCCACCAAAGTGATAACGCTGAGTGCAATACTCGCTGCCAGCAGATTCCGCTTCATGCCTACCTCTTTGACTAGCCCGCTCGGGGCGAAAATAAAGCACGAAGCATAACAGCGCGGGAAAGGCCATGCTACCGCTCAGCCGGGCCTGGATGATCTATTGGTTAAAAAGAAGCGGGGGCCGCAGCCCCCGTTTATAACCTCGCTCAGGTGCGTCTACTTTGCTGACCACCCTTGCGTCCAGCCTCCGCAGCACGCTGCGGATTATTCTTGAAGTTGCCACCACTGGCTTGACCGCCCTTTCTTCCGGCTTCCGATGCACGTTGCGGATTCTCGGCGAAGTTGCCTTTACCACCTTTACGTTGAGTCATGTCACAGGCCTCCAATCAGAGTTGTAAACACCCAGGTGCACGGCACCTATTTTATTGGATGACTCCTCAGTCGGGAGGTTCGTCTTATTTTCGATCAACCGACCAAACGGTATCTTGCCAGCCGGGCCCCGCCTCGTTTGCAGCGCGATGCCGGGCAAGCCGATTAGAAAAATCACAACTCCCGCACCGTTTTTCTGTCCAATCGGTAATCGTCCAGCAAGCCATGGAGACCTGTCATGACCAATCCCAGTCCACCGCTATCCAATGATGTGTTTCTGCAGCGTTACGGCGAGACGCTGCTGGCCAAGGCAGCGCCGCTGTTTGAGCAGGCTGCGTTAAATGCCCGTCAAGCGGGATTGAATGCCACAGTGCACACTTCAGGCAGCCCGTCCGAGTTGTGCCTGGAGGTGAGGGAGACGGAACATAGCTATGCCAGCCATTACCGCATCGAGGCGGACATGGCGCATCAATGCGTACACCACGTACTCTACTTCGTAGCCGATGGCGCCACGCGTACGCTTGATGGTGGGCTTGATTCGATCAACGCCATGGTCATCGATACGCAGTTGGCCAGCTTGTTTCGGGATGGTTTTGCATTGACCCTGCCGGCGGTATCGGCGCGGCACCCGGCCGGTTTCTGGTGACGGCTGTCAGCGCGGCTGCACAGCAGGATTACGCAGATCATTAACGTACCGATCAAGTGACAACAAGGCGTGGCGAGCGGCCTGTTCACGCACCGCATTGCGCTCGCCATCGAATTTGCAGGTTTCACTGAGCACGCGTTGTTCACCGGCAACCATCATGGCACAGGCGAAGCAGACCACACCATCCATCGGACCCTCAGCTTCGGCCAGTCCGGTATTGGCCAGCGTCACCTCCGCGCCGCAGCGCTGCAACGCGCCCAGGGCCATCTCCCGGGCGACCTCTTCGCTGGTCAGGCCGTAGGTGTCAATGGTTTGTAGATTGACGCCTAGCATGTCACGTTTGGCGCGTACGGCATAAACCACATAACCACATTCCATAACCGCCCCGCTGCCGGAAATATCCGCCACCAGCGAGGCAATAAGCCCCGCGGTGCAGGACTCGGCCGTCGCCAGAATCAGGTTGTTGCGTTTGAGAAAATCCACTGTCTGCTGCAGGCTCTGCATGGTTGGCTCCAATTCTGCTCTGACTGACTCATATCGCTTCTCAGCGTAGACAACAGAGCGCTTCAGCGCCTGTTTCCAACGACAACTCCAGCGCAAGCCAGCGGCAAAAAAAGTCGAAACTTCTGTAAAACCAACCGGTCACTATTTTGAGGGATAGATAACAAGTCTTCTGATCTGTTACGGCGAGGGTGCCGGCAAAGGCGTCTGTGCGATAGAGGAACCGATCCTGATGGTTTCCAGAGGTTCCTCTCAAACCAGCGCTCTTCCAGAGAATCAGTGAACGGTGAGGAGGATGCCATGGGAAATGCTGCGGCGGCGGTTCTGCCGGAGGAATTGTTCAAGCGCGCAGCGACAGGGGTGAATTTGCGCCCCACACCGCCTGCTGAAACGGGTCACAA
Above is a genomic segment from Halopseudomonas litoralis containing:
- a CDS encoding carboxy terminal-processing peptidase, translated to MTVSNILRKSCVIALLSIGASAFAAETANSAMPIFDLESLQPTREQMIASLNTVELLRRHHYNRISLDDALSSEIFDTYLRQLDPQRSLFTAADIDTFEEYRHQLDDLLLKGDLSIGFAMHTRQIQRADQRMIYAQQLLREGIGTLDFDSDQNILIDREEADWPTDDKALHTLWRQQIKDEVLRLKLAGREQDAIQDLLEKRYHNAQKRLYQTRSEDIFQNYINALAQVYDPHTQYLSPDNAENFDINMSLSLEGIGAVLQSDNDHTKIVRLVPAGPAEKSKQLAPADRIIGVAQSKGEMIDVVGWRLDEVVKLIRGPKGSTVRLEVIPASNPPSDMTSREVALVREAVKLEDQAAKSSVLEFNEQGNDYRIGVIEVPGFYIDFKAYRRGDPDYRSTTRDVRRLLSDLQEQQVDGIVLDLRNNGGGSLQEATELTGLFIDQGPTVLVRDSKGDVQVLDDPEAGVTYSGPMAVIVNRLSASASEIFAGAMQDYGRALVIGEPTFGKGTVQSIQPLNHGELKFTLAKFYRVSGQSTQNRGVVPDISYPSLLETVEIGESSLPRALPWDTIPAARYEPDSKLDKYIPLLTDKHKARAADDPEFAYTLARIDLNRSMQERKYLPLNEARRRAEQKDFEDKLLAMENTRRKALGEELLTALDKEDPLMDGTGIPSPMAEEEVEDQDDPFLAETGHILIDLLELRRQVAQAG
- a CDS encoding con-10 family general stress protein: MTQRKGGKGNFAENPQRASEAGRKGGQASGGNFKNNPQRAAEAGRKGGQQSRRT
- a CDS encoding CinA family protein encodes the protein MQSLQQTVDFLKRNNLILATAESCTAGLIASLVADISGSGAVMECGYVVYAVRAKRDMLGVNLQTIDTYGLTSEEVAREMALGALQRCGAEVTLANTGLAEAEGPMDGVVCFACAMMVAGEQRVLSETCKFDGERNAVREQAARHALLSLDRYVNDLRNPAVQPR
- a CDS encoding FKBP-type peptidyl-prolyl cis-trans isomerase — its product is MKRNLLAASIALSVITLVGCSEKEPELTTPIQQASYGIGLNMGQSLLQDGLDDIDTQALALGMEDALSGTEARVEEADLMAAFAELQTRAEERATNLNTETLEANTAFLAENAEREGVITTESGLQYEVIESGAADGAQPQASDVVSVHYEGKLTDGTVFDSSLSRGEPVDLPVGGVIPGWVEALQMMRVGDKWKVTVPSDLAYGAGSPSPIIPANSILVFEMELLGIQQDEE